The following are from one region of the Salvia hispanica cultivar TCC Black 2014 chromosome 1, UniMelb_Shisp_WGS_1.0, whole genome shotgun sequence genome:
- the LOC125191041 gene encoding receptor like protein 22-like translates to MRKISNNIDLDIVHNPGEHDQISLLPFDVNLNGELPSSICMSAIRILLLSNNTLEGRLSHCIGSLTVFHLNKNQFSGLIPSTFFKDCNLMSINLGDHKFYGRLPKSLTNCQSLKGLDIGNNRIKDEFPFWMESLRELRVLVLRSNKFGGNMSLPSRTKFPFPRLQVLDVSHNEFMGSLPQSYFNNFRAMIEPVEIEYDEFQSDLEMRLILKGQDRLIDRLLDTFTTLDLSSNIFTGTIPPSIGNLKILIYLNLSHNTLTGHIPSSLRNMSELESLDLSTNKLDGEIPNELTRLTFLAKLNLSTNNLVGQIPQSNQFSTFENDSYM, encoded by the coding sequence ATGCGCAAAATCTCCAACAATATCGATCTCGATATTGTCCACAATCCAGGAGAACACGACCAGATCAGTCTCCTCCCATTCGATGTAAATTTAAATGGTGAACTCCCATCCTCCATCTGCATGTCAGCCATTCGTattcttcttctctcaaaTAATACTTTGGAAGGAAGACTGTCACACTGCATCGGATCTTTGACGGTCTTTCATCtcaacaaaaatcaatttagCGGCCTCATTCCATCTACATTTTTTAAGGATTGTAATCTTATGTCCATTAATTTAGGTGATCACAAATTCTACGGACGATTACCTAAATCCTTAACCAACTGTCAAAGTCTAAAAGGTCTCGACATTggaaataatagaataaaggacgaatttccattttggatgGAAAGCTTACGCGAGCTTCGAGTGCTAGTGTTGAGGTCTAACAAGTTTGGTGGTAACATGTCGCTTCCTTCTCGAACCAAGTTTCCATTTCCTAGGTTGCAAGTATTAGATGTATCCCATAATGAATTTATGGGCTCTCTACCTCAAAGCTATTTCAACAATTTCAGAGCAATGATTGAGCCAGTAGAAATTGAATATGATGAGTTTCAAAGTGACTTGGAGATGAGGCTCATCTTGAAAGGTCAAGATCGGTTAATTGATAGACTATTGGACACCTTCACAACACTTGACTTATCCTCCAATATATTTACTGGAACTATTCCACCTTCCATAGGAAATCTCAAGATTCTCATATACTTGAATTTGTCCCACAATACCCTTACAGGACATATTCCTTCATCTCTTAGAAATATGAGTGAACTCGAATCGTTGGACTTGTCTACAAACAAATTGGATGGAGAAATTCCGAATGAATTGACAAGGTTGACGTTTCTTGCGAAATTAAACCTTTCAACGAACAATCTTGTTGGGCAAATACCGCAGTCTAATCAGTTTTCCACATTTGAGAATGATTCATATATGTGA